The Erythrobacter insulae genome window below encodes:
- a CDS encoding DUF1476 domain-containing protein, with product MTDFKDRERAEEAKFAMDEETAFKAAARRNRLLGEWAAGLMNLTEEETDAYKKAVVQADFEEAGDEDVIRKLLGDLTAAGADVSEAVIREKLEEMAIEAKRQLMGGS from the coding sequence ATGACCGATTTTAAAGATCGCGAACGCGCTGAAGAAGCCAAGTTCGCCATGGACGAAGAAACCGCTTTCAAAGCCGCCGCGCGGCGTAACCGGTTGCTGGGTGAATGGGCCGCTGGCCTTATGAACCTGACCGAAGAAGAAACGGACGCTTATAAAAAAGCCGTCGTTCAGGCCGATTTCGAGGAAGCGGGCGACGAAGACGTGATCCGCAAGCTGCTCGGCGATCTCACAGCCGCAGGCGCCGACGTCAGCGAAGCCGTTATCCGCGAAAAACTCGAAGAGATGGCTATCGAAGCCAAACGTCAATTGATGGGCGGCAGCTAA
- the grxD gene encoding Grx4 family monothiol glutaredoxin, which yields MADTNTRISTIVGENDVVLFMKGTPLFPQCGFSSRAIAILDHCGVAYESVDVLQDMEVRQGIKTYSDWPTIPQLYVKGEFLGGSDIMMEMFEAGELQQLLDEKGVAKAES from the coding sequence ATGGCTGATACCAATACCCGCATCTCCACCATCGTCGGCGAAAACGACGTCGTTCTTTTCATGAAGGGCACACCGCTGTTCCCGCAGTGCGGCTTTTCAAGCCGTGCAATCGCGATCCTTGACCATTGCGGTGTCGCTTATGAAAGCGTCGATGTGCTGCAGGACATGGAAGTGCGTCAGGGAATTAAAACCTATTCCGATTGGCCAACCATCCCGCAGCTTTACGTTAAGGGCGAATTCCTTGGCGGAAGCGACATTATGATGGAAATGTTCGAAGCTGGCGAATTGCAGCAATTGCTCGACGAAAAAGGCGTTGCCAAAGCGGAAAGCTAA
- a CDS encoding NADPH:quinone oxidoreductase family protein, which yields MKAMLSHQTGGPETLTLDEIETPTPGKGEVLVAVKACAINYPDTLIIRDLYQFKPERPFAPGGELAGVVEAVGEGVDNYRPGDRVMAGIGNGGLAEKVVVPAGRMFPIPDGVPFEKAASLLMTYGTTIHGLKDRGHIKEGDVVLVLGAAGGVGLSAVELAKAFGARVVAAVSSEAKGEVARKAGADEVVIYPRGEMDKAASKELANAFKTACGPTGANIVYDIVGGQYSEPALRSIAWEGRFLVVGFPAGIAKMPLNLTLLKSCDICGVFWGAFTAREPAKFVAQVNELFELMKTGKIDPLVSETFPLERAGDAIAKLENREAVGKLVVTID from the coding sequence ATGAAAGCCATGTTAAGCCACCAAACCGGTGGGCCAGAGACTCTGACGCTCGATGAAATCGAAACACCAACCCCTGGTAAAGGCGAAGTGCTCGTCGCGGTAAAAGCCTGCGCGATCAATTATCCCGACACACTGATCATTAGGGATCTGTATCAGTTTAAGCCCGAGCGTCCGTTTGCCCCGGGCGGCGAATTGGCCGGGGTGGTCGAAGCCGTCGGCGAAGGCGTCGATAATTATCGGCCCGGTGACCGCGTGATGGCCGGTATCGGCAATGGCGGACTGGCGGAAAAGGTGGTTGTTCCGGCAGGTCGAATGTTCCCCATTCCCGATGGTGTCCCGTTCGAGAAAGCGGCTTCGCTGCTGATGACATACGGCACCACCATTCACGGCCTGAAAGATCGCGGGCACATCAAAGAAGGCGACGTGGTGCTGGTGCTGGGCGCGGCTGGCGGCGTTGGCCTGTCGGCGGTGGAACTCGCCAAAGCGTTCGGCGCGCGCGTTGTCGCAGCCGTATCGAGCGAAGCGAAAGGCGAAGTCGCTCGCAAAGCAGGGGCGGATGAAGTGGTTATCTATCCCCGCGGAGAAATGGACAAGGCCGCTTCCAAAGAGCTGGCCAATGCTTTCAAAACAGCCTGCGGGCCGACCGGCGCCAACATCGTCTACGACATTGTCGGCGGACAATATTCTGAACCGGCCTTGCGCTCCATTGCATGGGAAGGCCGTTTCCTGGTCGTGGGTTTCCCGGCCGGCATTGCGAAGATGCCGCTCAACCTGACGCTTTTGAAAAGCTGCGATATTTGCGGCGTGTTCTGGGGCGCATTCACGGCTCGGGAGCCGGCCAAATTCGTTGCTCAGGTCAACGAACTGTTTGAATTGATGAAAACAGGCAAGATCGATCCGCTTGTTTCTGAGACATTCCCGCTGGAGCGCGCTGGCGATGCCATCGCAAAGCTGGAAAACCGCGAAGCTGTCGGCAAACTTGTTGTCACGATAGACTAA
- a CDS encoding BolA/IbaG family iron-sulfur metabolism protein produces the protein MPMSGPDIEAAIVAALPGAVVELTDLAGDDDHWAAKVTAPQFAGKPRVAQHKMVYAALGGKMGGELHALQVTTVVPT, from the coding sequence ATGCCAATGTCAGGGCCTGATATCGAAGCGGCGATTGTCGCCGCATTGCCGGGTGCAGTGGTCGAATTGACTGATCTGGCCGGTGATGACGATCACTGGGCAGCGAAAGTCACGGCACCGCAATTTGCGGGCAAGCCGCGCGTTGCGCAGCACAAGATGGTGTATGCAGCCCTCGGCGGAAAGATGGGCGGCGAACTCCACGCCTTGCAAGTCACCACAGTGGTCCCCACGTAA
- the leuD gene encoding 3-isopropylmalate dehydratase small subunit — protein MDALSQVEGRAIPFGAKNVDTDIIIPAVWLKTITREGLGKGAFESIRAIEGNVFDDPAYAGSPILIAGDNFGCGSSREHAAWAILDLGIRAVIAPSYSDIFSGNAVKNGILPVVLPQDAIDRLMEVAREGQPITVDLENQTVTTPFQDRFTFDIDPFRKHCLLHGLDEVALTLERQAQIGHFESQRAGAQDWLIKGTHV, from the coding sequence ATGGATGCGCTTTCGCAGGTAGAAGGCCGCGCCATTCCGTTTGGCGCGAAGAATGTCGATACCGACATCATCATCCCGGCCGTTTGGCTGAAGACGATCACTCGCGAAGGTTTGGGCAAAGGGGCTTTTGAATCGATCCGCGCAATCGAAGGCAATGTCTTTGATGATCCCGCTTATGCCGGTTCACCGATCCTGATTGCAGGCGATAATTTTGGCTGCGGCTCCAGCCGTGAACACGCCGCATGGGCTATTCTCGATCTTGGAATTCGCGCTGTTATTGCCCCGTCATATTCCGATATTTTCTCTGGCAATGCGGTCAAGAATGGAATCTTGCCAGTTGTCTTGCCGCAGGATGCAATCGACCGCCTGATGGAAGTCGCCAGAGAGGGCCAGCCAATCACGGTTGATCTTGAAAATCAAACAGTCACCACTCCATTCCAGGACCGGTTCACTTTCGACATTGATCCGTTCCGCAAACACTGCCTGCTTCACGGTCTGGATGAGGTAGCTTTGACGTTGGAACGACAAGCACAGATCGGACACTTTGAAAGCCAGCGCGCCGGCGCGCAGGATTGGCTTATCAAAGGCACACACGTTTAA
- a CDS encoding isopropylmalate isomerase has protein sequence MTKKPSEDSSKSSAGRNAAIGAAATIGSAAIAAALLYAGKRFRKGPEENANGSNPSGTIPSGEPPQTD, from the coding sequence ATGACGAAAAAGCCTTCAGAAGATTCATCGAAGAGCAGCGCCGGACGCAACGCCGCAATCGGGGCTGCGGCGACGATCGGTTCAGCTGCTATTGCCGCTGCACTGCTTTACGCCGGAAAACGGTTCCGCAAGGGACCAGAGGAAAATGCGAACGGGTCGAACCCGTCAGGGACCATTCCCTCGGGCGAGCCGCCGCAAACCGATTGA
- the leuC gene encoding 3-isopropylmalate dehydratase large subunit, with product MASKPRTLYEKIWDDHVVETRDDGTALIYIDRHLVHEVTSPQAFESLRTAGRPVRRPELTLAVPDHNLPTTPRRDAHGVKIPIADPQSAAQLEALEKNAPDFGIRYIGDADEEQGIVHVVGPEQGFSLPGTTIVCGDSHTASHGGLGALAFGIGTSEVEHVLATQTLLLQRSKSMEVRVEGELSHGVTAKDLILHIIGVIGAAGGSGYVIEYRGPVFEKMSVEQRLTVCNMSIEAGARAGLIAPDETVFRYLKGRPMAPKGADWDKALAYWRTLQTDPGASFEKSVVIAAAEIEPTVTWGTSPEDVVPIGGTVPAPDSFADESKRTAAQKSLDYMGLVPGTKMTDVPVENIFIGSCTNSRIEDMRAAAEVLKGRKIADNVRWAIVVPGSGLVKRQAEEEGLDRIFTDAGFEWREPGCSACLGMNPDKVPPGERCASTSNRNFVGRQGPGARTHLVSPAMAAAAAVTGRLTDVRDL from the coding sequence GCTGATTTATATTGATCGGCACCTGGTTCACGAAGTGACCAGCCCTCAGGCTTTTGAGTCCCTGCGAACCGCCGGTCGGCCAGTGCGGCGCCCGGAACTTACATTGGCGGTGCCCGACCACAACTTGCCCACCACCCCGCGGCGCGATGCGCACGGTGTGAAGATACCGATTGCCGATCCGCAAAGCGCGGCGCAGCTCGAAGCGTTGGAGAAGAATGCGCCTGATTTCGGAATCCGTTACATCGGGGACGCCGACGAAGAACAGGGCATTGTCCATGTTGTCGGTCCAGAGCAGGGATTCTCGCTTCCCGGAACAACAATCGTTTGCGGCGATTCCCACACGGCGAGCCACGGCGGGTTGGGCGCGCTTGCTTTCGGTATCGGCACCAGCGAAGTCGAGCATGTTCTGGCAACGCAGACACTTTTGCTTCAGCGGTCCAAATCAATGGAAGTTCGCGTCGAAGGCGAACTGTCCCACGGCGTTACCGCCAAAGACCTGATCCTGCACATTATCGGCGTGATCGGCGCGGCTGGCGGTTCCGGCTATGTGATCGAGTATCGCGGCCCGGTGTTCGAAAAAATGAGCGTCGAGCAACGCTTAACGGTCTGCAATATGAGTATCGAAGCGGGCGCGCGGGCCGGATTGATTGCTCCTGATGAAACCGTTTTTCGGTATCTGAAAGGCCGCCCAATGGCTCCCAAAGGCGCAGATTGGGACAAAGCGCTTGCCTATTGGAGGACATTGCAAACCGATCCGGGGGCAAGTTTTGAAAAATCGGTGGTGATCGCTGCCGCCGAAATCGAACCGACTGTGACATGGGGCACAAGCCCCGAAGATGTCGTGCCAATCGGCGGGACGGTCCCTGCCCCGGACAGCTTTGCTGATGAAAGCAAGCGCACCGCTGCACAGAAAAGCCTCGATTATATGGGCCTTGTTCCCGGCACCAAGATGACAGATGTGCCGGTAGAGAACATCTTTATCGGGAGCTGCACCAACAGCCGGATCGAGGATATGCGCGCCGCCGCAGAAGTGCTGAAGGGCCGCAAGATCGCCGATAATGTTCGCTGGGCCATCGTTGTGCCCGGATCCGGGCTGGTCAAACGGCAGGCCGAGGAAGAGGGCCTCGATCGAATTTTCACCGATGCAGGATTTGAATGGCGCGAACCCGGCTGCTCCGCGTGCCTTGGGATGAACCCCGACAAAGTGCCCCCTGGCGAGCGATGCGCCTCAACCTCCAACCGCAATTTTGTGGGACGACAGGGACCGGGTGCGCGCACCCACCTCGTCTCTCCCGCCATGGCTGCTGCCGCTGCGGTGACCGGGCGTCTAACAGATGTCCGCGACCTTTGA